Proteins encoded together in one Salarchaeum sp. JOR-1 window:
- a CDS encoding branched-chain amino acid ABC transporter permease — MGIENNGQSAIERGVAFAKSGPGGALVVGFGAFLVVDLILKLAGVGASVSLATVPVVSAIPVVGDLSGGIGGAIPFGQFGSYVWNGVVIGLVIGLASIGLSLTYSILNFANFAHGDYLTAGAFSGWGVTYVVAGFGGLDLVNLVLLRAPPGDVGANLWLSPLAVVLGLVVSILATLVFALAIDRVVYRPIRDADGISLLIASIGVAFALRYLISLVFGNSRRIVTSTENLPSATIGGVIVNAHEVALIVIAVALMLGLHILLQRTKLGKAMRAMADNRDLARVTGIPTERVISTTWIIGAGLTGAAGFLLVLSQGGLGFTTGWRLLLLIFAAVIMGGIGSIYGAIAGGLVIGLASRVSLVWLQGDWSAFARPTAFLLMILILLFRPSGIFSGVKTT; from the coding sequence ATGGGTATAGAAAACAATGGACAGTCCGCCATCGAACGGGGGGTCGCGTTCGCCAAAAGCGGCCCGGGCGGCGCGCTCGTCGTCGGGTTCGGCGCGTTCCTCGTCGTCGACCTCATCCTGAAACTCGCCGGCGTCGGCGCCAGCGTCTCCCTCGCGACGGTTCCGGTCGTCAGCGCGATACCGGTCGTCGGCGACCTCTCCGGCGGCATCGGCGGCGCGATTCCGTTCGGACAGTTCGGTAGCTACGTCTGGAACGGCGTCGTCATCGGCCTCGTCATCGGCCTCGCGAGCATCGGCCTCTCGCTCACGTACAGCATCCTCAACTTCGCGAACTTCGCGCACGGCGACTACCTCACCGCGGGCGCGTTCTCCGGCTGGGGGGTCACGTACGTCGTCGCCGGGTTCGGCGGCCTCGACCTCGTCAACCTCGTCCTCCTGCGCGCGCCGCCGGGCGACGTGGGCGCGAACCTCTGGCTCTCCCCGCTCGCGGTCGTGCTCGGACTCGTCGTGTCCATCCTCGCGACGCTCGTGTTCGCGCTCGCCATCGACCGCGTCGTCTACCGCCCCATCCGGGACGCGGACGGCATCTCGCTCCTCATCGCGTCCATCGGTGTCGCGTTCGCGCTGCGCTACCTCATCAGCCTCGTGTTCGGGAACAGCCGCCGCATCGTCACGTCGACCGAGAACCTCCCGAGCGCCACCATCGGCGGCGTCATCGTGAACGCACACGAGGTCGCGCTCATCGTCATCGCCGTCGCGCTCATGCTCGGCCTGCACATCCTGTTACAGCGCACGAAACTCGGGAAGGCGATGCGCGCGATGGCGGACAACCGCGACCTCGCGCGCGTCACCGGCATCCCGACCGAGCGCGTCATCAGCACGACGTGGATAATCGGCGCCGGCCTCACGGGCGCGGCGGGCTTCCTGCTCGTGCTCAGCCAGGGCGGCCTCGGGTTCACGACCGGCTGGCGGCTCCTCCTCCTCATCTTCGCCGCCGTCATCATGGGCGGCATCGGCTCCATCTACGGCGCCATCGCTGGCGGCCTCGTCATCGGGCTCGCCAGCCGGGTGTCGCTGGTGTGGCTGCAGGGCGACTGGTCGGCGTTCGCGCGCCCGACCGCGTTCCTGCTGATGATTCTCATCCTCCTGTTCCGCCCGTCCGGCATCTTCAGCGGGGTGAAGACCACATGA
- a CDS encoding branched-chain amino acid ABC transporter permease: MSETEEPSLLTQVVRNDAFKVTVLFAAIWALFYALSAFLGYPTYGVVATLRRVTFLAAVYAIAVLALNIQWGYTGLFNIGVAGFMAVGAYTTVILSANPGGSPPGLGLPLPVGVLGGILAAVVIGLVAALPALRLDADYLAIVTVAFSEIIRLTLNSPVLIEITGGASGFDNLPTSPVQSLLLSDPGSIISEPTAIGAFVFGLGEPLGLTRIVLINVVYTVGVLVVLLLVYLLLERAGKSPFGRVLKAIREDEVAAQSLGKNTQSFKVRAFALGCGLMGLAGILWYAMGPRASVVPANFRPELTFYIFIALIIGGAGSNTGSIIGGAVFASLLYEAPPLLSDVVVKLLADYNVTLPSAPGNVVTTVASADPLAVLAFLLANIDTLRFIFMGVLLVLLVQYKPDGLLGDRTETAAAVPISEDSRPAGSDAGGETDE, from the coding sequence ATGAGCGAGACCGAAGAACCGAGCCTCCTCACGCAGGTGGTGCGCAACGACGCGTTCAAGGTCACCGTGCTGTTCGCCGCGATCTGGGCGCTGTTCTACGCGCTCAGCGCGTTCCTCGGCTACCCGACGTACGGCGTCGTCGCGACTCTCCGCCGGGTGACGTTCCTCGCCGCCGTCTACGCCATCGCCGTGCTCGCGCTGAACATCCAGTGGGGGTACACGGGCCTGTTCAACATCGGTGTCGCGGGCTTCATGGCGGTCGGCGCGTACACCACCGTCATCCTCTCTGCGAACCCCGGCGGCTCCCCGCCCGGCCTCGGCCTCCCGCTCCCGGTCGGCGTGCTCGGCGGCATCCTCGCCGCCGTCGTCATCGGACTGGTCGCCGCGCTCCCGGCGTTACGGCTGGACGCTGACTACCTCGCCATCGTCACCGTCGCGTTCTCCGAAATCATCCGTCTCACGCTGAACTCGCCCGTCCTCATCGAGATCACGGGCGGTGCGAGCGGGTTCGACAACCTCCCGACGAGCCCCGTGCAAAGCCTCCTGCTCAGCGACCCCGGGAGCATCATCTCCGAACCGACCGCGATCGGCGCGTTCGTGTTCGGGCTCGGCGAACCGCTCGGCCTCACGCGCATCGTGCTGATAAACGTCGTCTACACGGTCGGCGTGCTCGTCGTCCTCCTGCTCGTCTACCTCCTGCTCGAACGCGCCGGGAAGTCTCCGTTCGGGCGCGTCCTCAAGGCGATTCGGGAAGACGAGGTCGCCGCGCAGTCGCTCGGGAAGAACACGCAGAGCTTCAAGGTGCGCGCGTTCGCGCTCGGCTGCGGACTCATGGGGCTCGCCGGAATCCTCTGGTACGCGATGGGGCCGCGCGCCTCCGTCGTCCCCGCGAACTTCCGGCCGGAGCTCACGTTCTACATCTTCATCGCGCTCATCATCGGGGGCGCCGGTTCGAACACCGGCAGCATCATCGGCGGCGCGGTGTTCGCGAGCCTGCTGTACGAGGCGCCACCGCTGCTCTCCGACGTCGTCGTGAAGCTGCTCGCGGACTACAACGTCACGCTTCCGAGCGCGCCAGGGAACGTCGTGACGACGGTCGCGAGCGCCGACCCGCTCGCCGTCCTGGCGTTCCTGCTGGCGAACATCGACACGCTACGCTTCATATTCATGGGCGTCCTGCTCGTCCTGCTCGTGCAGTACAAGCCGGACGGCCTGCTGGGCGACCGCACCGAAACCGCGGCCGCCGTCCCGATTTCCGAGGACAGCCGTCCCGCGGGTTCCGACGCGGGAGGTGAGACCGATGAGTGA
- a CDS encoding ABC transporter ATP-binding protein → MSDADNPDIPETDDELDAEPESQDSPAERAAKTTPTSLPLRVNDLRKEFGGITAVDGATFAVEEGSLTGLIGPNGAGKSTTFNCITGVHEPTSGSVHFRDEDITGEPPHEIAQRGLVRTFQIARELEEMTVLENMMLAPGGQSGESATRSVLPGLRSGVVAEEDAVRERAWETLDFFEIDHLAGERAGNLSGGQRKLLELARALMTDPDVMLLDEPFAGVNPTLEEKLLDRIHELREAEGLTFLLVEHDMDLIMENCEHVIVMHQGRVLDEGPPEQITENEEVIEAYLGGTV, encoded by the coding sequence ATGAGTGACGCCGACAACCCCGATATCCCCGAGACCGACGACGAACTGGACGCGGAGCCCGAGTCGCAGGACTCGCCCGCCGAGAGAGCAGCGAAGACGACGCCGACGAGCCTCCCGCTCCGGGTGAACGACCTCCGGAAGGAGTTCGGCGGCATCACCGCCGTGGACGGTGCGACGTTCGCCGTCGAGGAGGGCTCGCTCACCGGTCTCATCGGCCCGAACGGCGCCGGGAAGTCCACGACGTTCAACTGCATCACGGGCGTTCACGAGCCGACCAGCGGGAGCGTCCACTTCCGTGACGAGGACATAACGGGCGAGCCACCCCACGAGATCGCCCAGCGCGGTCTCGTGCGGACGTTCCAGATCGCACGGGAACTCGAAGAGATGACCGTCCTCGAAAACATGATGCTCGCGCCGGGCGGACAGTCCGGCGAGTCCGCGACCCGCTCCGTGCTCCCCGGTCTCCGGTCGGGCGTCGTCGCGGAGGAGGATGCGGTTCGCGAGCGCGCGTGGGAGACGCTCGACTTCTTCGAAATCGACCACCTCGCCGGGGAACGTGCGGGCAACCTCTCCGGCGGCCAGCGCAAACTCCTCGAACTCGCGCGGGCGCTGATGACCGACCCGGACGTGATGCTGCTCGACGAACCGTTCGCCGGCGTCAATCCGACACTGGAGGAGAAACTCCTCGACCGCATCCACGAACTCCGGGAGGCGGAGGGACTGACCTTCCTCCTGGTCGAACACGACATGGATCTCATCATGGAGAACTGCGAGCACGTCATCGTCATGCACCAGGGCCGCGTCCTCGACGAGGGGCCGCCGGAACAGATAACGGAGAACGAGGAAGTTATCGAGGCCTACCTCGGAGGGACGGTATGA
- a CDS encoding ABC transporter ATP-binding protein gives MTDAATDARLPEDEAGLLSVRSLDAGYGDLQVLSDVDLDVRDGEYVTIVGPNGAGKSTVMKSVFGLTTYMDGSITFADTEIHGWNPEDIIHESLGYVPQNENVFAGLSVRENLEMGAYILDEVPEDRLRDVFDRFPILEERQEQTAGSLSGGQQQMLAMGRALMLDPDLLMLDEPSAGLAPDLVEDMFDRIDRINDDGTSILMVEQNAKEALRRCDRGYVLVQGENRYMDDGDTLLGDEEVRKDFLGG, from the coding sequence ATGACCGACGCCGCGACGGACGCCCGGCTCCCCGAGGACGAGGCTGGCCTGCTCTCCGTGCGCTCGCTGGACGCGGGCTACGGCGACCTCCAAGTGCTCTCCGACGTGGATTTGGACGTGCGGGACGGCGAGTACGTCACCATCGTCGGCCCGAACGGCGCGGGGAAATCGACCGTGATGAAGTCCGTATTCGGCCTCACCACCTACATGGACGGCAGCATCACGTTCGCCGACACCGAAATCCACGGCTGGAACCCCGAGGACATCATCCACGAGAGCCTCGGGTACGTCCCCCAGAACGAGAACGTGTTCGCGGGCCTGAGCGTGCGCGAGAACCTCGAGATGGGCGCGTACATCCTCGACGAAGTCCCCGAAGACCGTCTGCGGGACGTGTTCGACCGGTTCCCAATCCTCGAAGAACGCCAGGAGCAGACCGCGGGCTCGCTCTCCGGCGGCCAACAGCAGATGCTCGCGATGGGGCGCGCGCTCATGCTCGACCCCGACCTCTTGATGCTGGACGAACCCTCGGCGGGCCTCGCGCCCGACCTCGTGGAGGACATGTTCGACCGCATCGACCGCATCAACGACGACGGCACGTCCATCCTGATGGTCGAGCAGAACGCGAAGGAGGCGCTGCGGCGCTGCGACCGCGGGTACGTACTCGTACAGGGCGAGAACCGCTACATGGACGACGGCGACACGCTGCTCGGCGACGAGGAGGTCCGCAAGGACTTCCTCGGCGGCTAG
- a CDS encoding ABC transporter substrate-binding protein, whose translation MPSYVNRRDVIRGVGAAGIVGLAGCSSNGGGDDTTTGGGDTTQATTTASSARTLKQGVLLPTTGGLADLGVPINNGAILPRILLEGETDFTLDFSEQDTQTDPNAAQSAAQTLRNSGYPAVTGAASSEVTLAVAKNVFIPSGMVGCSPASTSPAITDLQDNGLIYRTPPTDALQGEVLAQVATERLDASTAATLYVNNSYGQLLSQSFATAFRDDGGEILQQVSYPKAQSSYTSRLQQALSDDPGVIVVIGYPESGKQLFRDFYSDFNSDIPILVTDGLRSASLPADVGNDMSNVTGTAPLAAGPGKQYFTEQFTQEFGNEPGVFTSQAFDATAVCLLANAAAGENSGAAIAQEMQAVANPGGQEVTPSTLADGLTMAAEGTEIQYKGASSAVDFDENGDLKAATYEYFGFEAGGGIRTIDQISYTA comes from the coding sequence ATGCCATCCTATGTCAATAGACGGGACGTGATTCGTGGCGTCGGGGCGGCAGGCATCGTCGGTCTCGCCGGCTGTTCGAGCAACGGCGGGGGCGACGACACCACCACCGGCGGTGGCGACACCACACAGGCGACGACGACCGCGTCCAGCGCGCGCACCCTCAAGCAGGGCGTGCTCCTCCCGACGACGGGCGGACTCGCGGATCTCGGCGTCCCCATCAACAACGGCGCCATCCTCCCGCGCATCCTCCTCGAAGGCGAGACGGACTTCACGCTCGACTTCTCCGAACAGGACACGCAGACCGACCCGAACGCCGCGCAGTCCGCCGCACAGACACTCCGTAACTCCGGATATCCCGCGGTCACAGGCGCGGCGTCCTCCGAAGTGACGCTCGCCGTCGCGAAGAACGTCTTCATCCCCTCCGGGATGGTCGGCTGTTCGCCAGCGAGCACGTCACCCGCAATCACCGACCTACAGGACAACGGCCTCATCTACCGGACGCCGCCGACGGACGCGCTGCAGGGCGAAGTCCTCGCGCAGGTCGCGACCGAACGGCTCGACGCCTCCACGGCCGCGACGCTGTACGTCAACAACTCCTACGGGCAACTGCTCTCCCAGAGCTTCGCGACCGCGTTCAGGGACGACGGCGGCGAAATCCTCCAGCAGGTGTCGTACCCGAAAGCCCAGTCCTCGTACACGTCACGCCTCCAGCAGGCGCTCTCCGACGACCCCGGCGTGATAGTCGTCATCGGCTACCCCGAGAGCGGCAAACAGCTGTTCCGGGACTTCTACTCGGACTTCAACTCGGACATCCCGATCCTCGTCACGGACGGCCTCCGGTCTGCGAGCCTCCCCGCGGACGTCGGCAACGACATGTCCAACGTCACCGGTACCGCGCCGCTCGCGGCCGGCCCCGGCAAGCAGTACTTCACCGAACAGTTCACACAGGAGTTCGGGAACGAGCCCGGCGTGTTCACGTCGCAGGCGTTCGACGCGACCGCCGTCTGCCTGCTCGCCAACGCCGCTGCGGGCGAAAACAGCGGCGCAGCCATCGCTCAGGAGATGCAGGCGGTCGCCAACCCCGGCGGTCAAGAGGTCACGCCGAGCACGCTCGCTGACGGTCTCACGATGGCCGCGGAGGGAACCGAAATCCAGTACAAGGGCGCGTCCAGCGCGGTCGACTTCGACGAGAACGGCGACCTGAAGGCCGCGACCTACGAGTACTTCGGCTTCGAGGCCGGCGGCGGCATCCGCACCATCGACCAGATCAGCTACACCGCCTGA
- a CDS encoding aminoglycoside N(3)-acetyltransferase: MSEGDAVAAVDEPVTPARLASDLRDLEVAGETVIVHSSMSSLGWVPGGAQGVVGALRDAVTESGTIVVPTHTSHLCTPSVWQNPPIPDAWLPAVRESMPAFRPDATPSRGVGAVPECFRTYPDTVRSDHLQYSFAAWGADADAIVAGHELDRGLGEKSPLSAVYDRDGLVLMLGTDHETNTSLHLAETRAEYERDETVEEGPLLVDGEREWVEFADVERTTDDFPVVGAAFEDDVGVERGRVGAADAKLLDQRALVDYAAEWFSRNR, from the coding sequence ATGAGCGAAGGAGACGCGGTTGCGGCGGTCGACGAGCCGGTGACGCCGGCGCGACTCGCGAGCGACCTCCGCGACCTCGAGGTGGCGGGTGAAACCGTCATCGTCCACTCGTCGATGTCGAGCCTGGGCTGGGTGCCCGGTGGCGCGCAGGGCGTCGTCGGGGCGCTCCGGGACGCCGTCACCGAGTCGGGGACGATTGTGGTGCCGACGCACACGAGCCACCTCTGCACGCCATCGGTCTGGCAGAACCCGCCGATTCCGGACGCGTGGCTCCCAGCGGTTCGGGAGTCGATGCCGGCGTTCCGACCCGACGCCACCCCCTCGCGCGGCGTCGGGGCGGTTCCGGAGTGCTTCCGAACATACCCGGACACGGTGCGGAGCGACCATCTCCAGTACTCCTTCGCGGCGTGGGGCGCGGACGCCGACGCCATCGTGGCGGGTCACGAACTCGACCGCGGACTCGGCGAGAAATCGCCGCTCTCCGCCGTCTACGACCGGGACGGACTCGTCCTCATGCTCGGAACCGACCACGAGACGAACACCTCGCTCCACCTCGCGGAGACCCGCGCGGAGTACGAGCGGGACGAAACCGTCGAGGAGGGACCACTACTGGTGGACGGCGAGCGCGAGTGGGTCGAGTTCGCGGATGTCGAGCGGACGACGGACGACTTCCCGGTCGTGGGCGCGGCGTTCGAGGACGACGTGGGCGTCGAGAGGGGACGCGTGGGCGCAGCGGACGCGAAACTGCTCGACCAGCGCGCGCTCGTCGACTACGCGGCCGAGTGGTTCAGCCGGAACCGATAG